The Brassica oleracea var. oleracea cultivar TO1000 chromosome C6, BOL, whole genome shotgun sequence genomic interval CTTCGTTCCCTTTCTCATTGAGAACTCCATCATCTTCCATATTGGCCGCTTCTTCTTCATTCTCTTTCTCATTGAGTACTCCATCTTCTTCATCCTCTCCTTCTATCCCAGCATCGTCTTTATCATCTTCAGACATTGCCTTCTCAGCATGATCAGCCTTATCTTCTTCCACAAAACCACCATCTTCCGGTGTTACATCTTCTACCTCATCATCTTGAGAAGATGTTACATCTTCTACCTCATCATCTTGAGAAGATGTTACATCTTCTACCTCATCATCTTCATCAAGAGTTACATCTTCTACCTCATCATCTTGAGCAGCCACTTTCTTGATTCTACTACTTCTTCTCGTTGGCGTTAGAACTAAATTCTTTTTTGGGGTAGTCGTTTTCAGAAATCGTTTTCTTTGCTGTTCTTTTCTTCACTTTTAGTGTTGTTGCAGAAGTAACTTGCGGAGTTGGATCTACTACCTCCAAGCTTTGATTACATCTACTCCGACGAAAACCAACTTGTCCTCCTCCTCTTGTCTTTGCCATTTCTGAAACGGATAAACAAAGAATAGATTCAATCAAAGTAAAATCAAAACCCGAAATCAAAATCAAAATCTAAACCGAACCTCACAAACTTGGACATGCATGTGTTAACAGAAACTAAGAATAGAAACCCAAAATCAAAATCGGCAAAATCACAAACTTTCACATCAATCAAAATCGAGAACCCACAATCAAAATAGAAACCTAAAACCAAAAGAGATTCGAATCAAAGAGATACCAATCGACATGTATGTTCACACAAACATAGAATCGAACAAAGAGATACCAATCAAAATCATGGAGGAAACTTTCTAATCTAAACTCAGAATCTAATCGAAACTCATACCAATTGAAGCTTCGATTCGAGAGAACTCTCGGGATTTTCTTCGAAACTATGAAGAACAAAGGGTTTCGATTTTAGTGGAATGTGAAGAGAGTGAAGAGAGTGAAGAGAAAAGGGTTTCGATTTTTACTTAAGTACTTTTTTAATATATTTTTTCATATACGATAGCATTTATTTTTTGATTTGCAATGGTAAGACGCCTCCACTTACCAAATTAGCGTCGGTGAATTATTTTATTTTCCCGCGATTACAAACATAGCTTTTAAATTTTATAAACGCTATTATAAAGGCCAGTGTTGGTATACAATAGCAGAAATGCCAAAAACGCTATGCTACGATGCTATTAATACCCACATTTCCTGTAGTGACTAATTGTGTGAGTACAAGATATATATAGGTTTATCTTTTTAAGGCAACTACAATCAGAGTTACTGTTTACGGAGTTGCTGCACTTTACATATTTCACTGCACTTCTCTCAACTCAAAGCATTCTTCTTCATGTCTTCATGACAATATTTATTACTTCAACTCAACACATGAAACATAGAATAGATCCAAAAACATTAAACAATCAATAACAGAACTAATGCCCTACAATTTTCTCACCATGAAACATAAGAAATCATACTATACTATCAAAAATAAATAGAATAGACCTAGAAGGATGTTCCACAAAAAATACATGTTCGGATCCACCAAACATGAAGTTAGGCCAACCGTTTTCCAAGAGATTCCACACCACCGAAAGCAAATAAGTAGTGGCCCCTATTCTGAATCCATACTCGTTTTCGAAATTAAATAACCTTCTTAGGCAGCGATCTCAAGTTTGCAGCCTTCCCCATCCCTCAATTGCGCAAACTCCGGCGTCCTCTCCGAGAATTGCGCTTTGGGTTCCTTCGTTCTCTGTTTCCCCAATACGCACACAACGTACCACCAAATCCGTCCACTCTTGCCCGGTTACAGTCACACGTCGGTAATTTCACAACCCCCTTCTCTCATTTGCGTCACTTGTAACCTTATAAGTTTTCCCCTTTCACTCACGATATTTTTTCCCGCTCTTCTGACTTTTCAATTTCTGTGGAAAGTGAAAAATATGGTAGGGTTTCTATTCTAGTGTGTGAGTGAAAATGCAATAAAGGTAGTTTTTGATTGTTGTTTTATATGTTTCTTCCAATAGATTTTGAAAAGAAAAAAATTTTAGTTCATCTGAACGTTCAGAAAAGGTAATTACAGATCTACTGCAGATGGATCTTCATTTGATGGTGAAGAAATTCTTTCTGCAAACTATGATTACTCCGAAAGACAACATAAAATTATGTGGAACACTAATCTCTTTGACTCTGTTATTATTAATAGAACAATATAAAAATTTGTTTTGTCTCGGTGACTCCTACTAGAATATTAAAATGAGAGTGGCAATCGTCATAGTTTCAGACCGACAAATGTTTTTGGATTATTACGAAGATTATCTCTTGAGATTCAACTATTCCAGAAATACATATAAAGTTTTATATGATTTTTTTTATCCATGCGTAAAATAAATATGTGTTAGTTTAATTTTAATTTTTACTGGTATATCATTTTTTTACATCTGTTTTGGTAGTGAATTATTTGGGTAGAAAAGTTAATAATACTATCCAGCATTAAAAAAAAAAAAAAAAAGAAAGAAATGTTCAACTTCAATTGGTTCAGACCGGTGCTGATCAACGGAACATAAGTGACGGCGTTCGGTTCGTCGTTAAGCATTAAACTAAACCAACGGCTGTGATTACCCACAAAAGTAAAAACCTATGCGTGGGGGTCCCACCACGCGGAAGTGCAAAAACTCAACCTACCCTCCTCGAAGAAGAAACAGAAAGCTCGAACTAATCAGAAAAGTTAAAAGTCTTCGTCCTTCCTCGCTCGACAGGTCGTATACCCTTCTCTTGAAACCCTAGAACCGATGAAGCCTCGTCGATGAACACTTAAAATTGCACGCTGCTAGGGTTTCTCTCTCTCTCTCTCTCTCAGGCTAATGCCCTTCTATCTCTGAATTCACGTAAGTCTCCTTCTTCTTCTCTCTTTCTCTGTGTCTTAATATTATTAATTAGCCCCCTCTTGAATTTAGGGTTTCCAGAAACTTGAATAAGCTCTAATTTAGGAAGGGAATGAGGCTACAGATTCGAATTTAGTTCGTGGGAAGCTTCTTCTAGCTCAGTTTACTCGTGAGTTTATGGTCAATTAAACCCTTGTTAGCTGTTCTCGCATTGATTCAGACAGGATCTTATGCTTCACTTTTGTTCTTTTAGAAAGATTAGTTTTTTTTTTTTTTTTTTTTGTTCTGTCTGATTCTTAATTCATTCCCTTGATTGATCTCTTATCTCTCGGACAAAACTCAGCAGTTAGGTAGTTTAGTTTGGTCTTGTCCTTTTGAGAATTGAGATATGCTTCTGCTTTGAGTGTTTCAAACACTTGTAACAAATCTTTCTCTCTCTGCAGACAATACTGAGAATGAGTGGATCTGGGAGGAAACGTGTTTCGAAATGGGACGCCAAGCAAGAAAACATTCAGAATGGGAACGATTACGTTGAGAAGTCAGGTTCTTATCACCGTGACAAAGATCCTGAGCATGCAGGCTTCTATCCAGAGGGTAATGGTAGAAATGGAAGCAGGAGATCTGTTCCTGATGATGATGACGACGGCGAGCGTCTGAAATCTAGACAACATCCAGGAGAAGCTTGGCCTTCCAGAGGCAGAGTTTCGCATGAAGAAGGTGATGACGCCATGATGAGTTACTATGATACTAGAAAGTCTTCTGAACAAGATGAAAGTAGGCAACCGTATTGGGACAGGCCTAGAACCCGTAGGTCAGTGTCGGTTATGTCTTATTCCTTTTGTTTATTATATAATAAGCTGATACTTGTGTTTGATTGATTTTTGCCGTATTTGTCAATAGGAGCGGAAGTAGAAGTAACAGCAGGAGCATGAGCCGTAGCCGTAGCCGTAGCAGAAGTCCATTGCAGAGAGTAAGGCGAGATGCAAGAGGATCCTATGACAGACACAAGACGAGAGATAATGATGGTCGATACAGTAGAGCTGGTGACTATGATTGGGAAGCTAAGAATAGAGATACTAAATACTATAATGAAGACTCACGAGAACAGTATCCCTTGAGGAGGTCTGATTATCCAGAGGATCATAGTAACTCAAGAAGAGAAACATCAGATCCTATCTTGAGAAGCCACAGAGACAGAAGGGATGTTCCCGAGAGAGAACACAACAGGGTCTCCAATGTTCCGTGCAGGTACTTTCCGCTAGGGAACTGTCGTAATGGCACAAGTTGCAGATTCTCTCACCATGGTGCGAGGAGAAGTCTTGAGAGAAAGCCGCAAGACCAGATGTTTAGTAGACATGACAGTGGTGGCACAACAGAGAGGATGCGGAACAGTCATAGATGGAACGAAAGGTCAGATACAGGGAAGTCTAATGAGGGATCTAAGGGTGATAATAATAATAATAATGGTAGCTGGATTGGTGATATGGAGATGTCTCCAGATTGGAACTATGGAGTTAAAACTTTGAAGAATCCTCTGAAGGAAGAGCATGGTGTAGTTAAAGATATTTTAGCACCTGCTTATGAGCATGGTTCTGCAGCTATATCTCATTCGCATCATGGTTTCAGTAATAACAACATCGCTAACACAGCTCCTCCAGTGCAAGTATTCAATCAGAACATTGAGAATCATAGTGCAGTGCCTTACCAATGCACACCACTAGCTGTTGGAGGAAGTCAAGTGCTGCCGCCACCTCCTCCTGCTGTTACTACTACACATCTTCCTGAGAATGGAATTGCTCAAAACACTGTGAGTAGGGAAGAGCTTAATCATATTAGTAACATCTCAGCATCTCTAGCACAGTTTTTTGGAAACGGGCAGCCGATTCCGCAGCTTCAATCTACTTTGAACCCAAAACAGGCAATGCAGGTGCCTGAAGTGTATGGGAAAGAGGAACAGTCTTCACATGCTCAAAGTGACCTCCTTAACTCCATTCAGACCGGAGTAGTTCCAGCTGTACAGATACTCAACAGCGACACTTTGATCTCATTAGCTGGAAATCCAAAGGCTTCTTCTGATGAAGACAGGGACAAAAAGATAGACGAAGAAGCCAGCAAAGAGCCAGATGTGAGAAAGACAGAACAAGAAGGAGGAGAAGAGACCGGGAAGGATGCTGAGGAAGAAGAAGAAGAAGATGAAAACAGCAAGAAAGAAAAGGATCCAAAGGGAATGAAAGCGTTTAAGTTCGCTCTGGTGGAGATTGTTAAGGAGCTTCTAAAACCTGCTTGGAAAGAAGGTGGGATGAATAAGGATGCTTACAAAAACATAGTCAAGAAGGCAGTTGACAAAGTTACAGGCGCAATTCAAACCGGAAACATTCCTCAGACACAAGAGAAGATAGACCATTATCTATCAGCTTCAAAACCAAAGCTTACCAAGCTTGTCCAGGTCTGTTTGTTCACGCACATGCATACTTCTCTAGCTTAAGACTAAATTTGCACTCACTTGAGGTTTCACTTTGTGTTCAACTTTCAGGCATATATTAGCAAAGTGAAGAAGAGCTAATATAAATTGAAATGGAACTCCATTGTTTCTTTATACAAAACGGCCACGATGGATGGAGCTGCTGAGAAATGTTTGTTATAACTTGTGCTTCTCTTCGGGGATCACGCAAGCTTATGTTTGGTTCATGTTGTCAGATTATATAGAAGAGGTAGATCAAGTTTCATGATGTTATCAAATCTATGTGTCTTTAGACATGTTTTTTTTGTCTTGAAATGCTTTTGTTCTTTACCAAAAG includes:
- the LOC106297232 gene encoding protein bfr2-like, which gives rise to MGKAANLRSLPKKKWQRQEEEDKLVFVGVDNLVLTPTRRSSRIKKVAAQDDEVEDVTLDEDDEVEDVTSSQDDEVEDVTSSQDDEVEDVTPEDGGFVEEDKADHAEKAMSEDDKDDAGIEGEDEEDGVLNEKENEEEAANMEDDGVLNEKGNEEEALDMEEDGVSNEKGNEEEALNMGEDGVSNAQDDEIPNYGHIQ
- the LOC106300584 gene encoding zinc finger CCCH domain-containing protein 38-like; this translates as MSGSGRKRVSKWDAKQENIQNGNDYVEKSGSYHRDKDPEHAGFYPEGNGRNGSRRSVPDDDDDGERLKSRQHPGEAWPSRGRVSHEEGDDAMMSYYDTRKSSEQDESRQPYWDRPRTRRSGSRSNSRSMSRSRSRSRSPLQRVRRDARGSYDRHKTRDNDGRYSRAGDYDWEAKNRDTKYYNEDSREQYPLRRSDYPEDHSNSRRETSDPILRSHRDRRDVPEREHNRVSNVPCRYFPLGNCRNGTSCRFSHHGARRSLERKPQDQMFSRHDSGGTTERMRNSHRWNERSDTGKSNEGSKGDNNNNNGSWIGDMEMSPDWNYGVKTLKNPLKEEHGVVKDILAPAYEHGSAAISHSHHGFSNNNIANTAPPVQVFNQNIENHSAVPYQCTPLAVGGSQVLPPPPPAVTTTHLPENGIAQNTVSREELNHISNISASLAQFFGNGQPIPQLQSTLNPKQAMQVPEVYGKEEQSSHAQSDLLNSIQTGVVPAVQILNSDTLISLAGNPKASSDEDRDKKIDEEASKEPDVRKTEQEGGEETGKDAEEEEEEDENSKKEKDPKGMKAFKFALVEIVKELLKPAWKEGGMNKDAYKNIVKKAVDKVTGAIQTGNIPQTQEKIDHYLSASKPKLTKLVQAYISKVKKS